The genome window GGACAGCTTGATTATAAGTCAGCTGAGCGCTACGGCAAGTTCAAGGCGCGCAATATTCGGCTATCGATGAAGGACGCGGCTAGTCGTAGCCAGCACGTGCTGGTGCGGGTTGAGGACGCGGCGGTTGGTGTTGGCGAGCGGATATTGTTTGAGGGCGTTAATATTGATTTGCGCGAGGGTGAGGCGGTGGAGTTGCGCGGTCGCAATGGCGCTGGTAAGACGACGCTGATTCGGATGTTGCTGGCAAGCGGTGGTGTGGTTGCTCGGGCATCTCATAAAACAATCCGGGACCCGCTAAAGCCAGCCCAGATTTTTTCTGAGATACCGCTCGCACCCAACGCGCTGACTGCGACACCTCTAGCACTGGAGTGTGCTTTGGAGGAGACGGCTGGAAAACGAACCGCAGCAGCCGCTCCACCGTCCTCCGCCAGAGCACACTCTTCGCTCAAATCTCCACCGGAGATTTTTCGCGAGCGTTCGGCTGAAACGTCCGCTACTCGCGAACGTTTCACAGTCTCTGGCGTAGGAGGTGTCGCACCTGCCGCCCCCGTCCTCTACTCCGGCAACCTCTTCCTCGACCCGCAGGTACGGGTGGGCGTGTATGAGCAAGAGATTGACGAGCGGTATTTGGCGGATCCGCTGGAGGCGGCGATTGAGAAATTGTATCTGAGCCGTGACCTACCGATTTCTGAGACTAAGATTCGCCAACTACTAGCCGATTATCTGTTCACCGAAGCCGATCGGATGACGCCACTGGCGCGCCTGTCGGGCGGTCAAAAAGCCCGCTTTCAGATCATTGCCATGCTGGCGAATGACCCGCAACTATTGATTTTGGATGAGCCGACCAACCACCTTGATCTGCCGAGCATCGAGGAGTTAGAGACGGCGCTGGCGAAATATTCTGGCGCCATCCTGTACGTCAGCCACGACAATTATTTCCGCCAAGAAATTGGCGGTGAGGTGGTGCAAATCGGCGCGGCATA of Candidatus Nanosynbacter lyticus contains these proteins:
- a CDS encoding ATP-binding cassette domain-containing protein, giving the protein MIADIHITEKSFGDKTLMRDVKFSVDDGEKVGVVGRNGVGKSTLFGVLAGADTDYTGEVIFRRGITVASTAQEHHGLGDQTVLSYILAGLPEYAALKKIIDEYPETMGDNMRKIEGYTQALERFDQKGFYQIEEKIERELDNFQLNGCGERPLGSLSGGQKRLVEIVKIMHAGAHLALIDEPTNHMDYVAKQQFIDWMSSQPRQAMLIITHDRDVLGRVDRIVELKDGQAVSYRGNYDAYLKQNAQATAAGMNNFEHIEKRMTNLKQKVLDYQRLKEKSRNPGTIQKFKRLENEARAELAELSEMDKPTFWIDKESAGQLDYKSAERYGKFKARNIRLSMKDAASRSQHVLVRVEDAAVGVGERILFEGVNIDLREGEAVELRGRNGAGKTTLIRMLLASGGVVARASHKTIRDPLKPAQIFSEIPLAPNALTATPLALECALEETAGKRTAAAAPPSSARAHSSLKSPPEIFRERSAETSATRERFTVSGVGGVAPAAPVLYSGNLFLDPQVRVGVYEQEIDERYLADPLEAAIEKLYLSRDLPISETKIRQLLADYLFTEADRMTPLARLSGGQKARFQIIAMLANDPQLLILDEPTNHLDLPSIEELETALAKYSGAILYVSHDNYFRQEIGGEVVQIGAA